One stretch of Terriglobales bacterium DNA includes these proteins:
- a CDS encoding flavodoxin-dependent (E)-4-hydroxy-3-methylbut-2-enyl-diphosphate synthase produces the protein MAKIERRKTVTALVGGVRVGSDAPVVVQSMTNTDTADVPGTVAQVAALARAGSELVRVTVNNDAAAAAVAPIVEALDRQGVRVPIIGDFHYNGHILLKKYPECARALAKYRINPGNVSVGRKDDDNFRAMIEVAVENQKPVRIGVN, from the coding sequence ATGGCGAAGATCGAGCGCAGGAAGACGGTCACCGCCCTGGTGGGTGGGGTGCGGGTGGGCTCCGACGCCCCGGTGGTGGTGCAGTCCATGACCAACACCGACACCGCCGACGTCCCCGGCACGGTGGCGCAGGTAGCGGCGCTGGCGCGCGCCGGCTCCGAATTGGTGCGGGTCACGGTGAATAACGACGCGGCCGCCGCCGCGGTGGCTCCCATCGTGGAAGCTTTGGACCGCCAGGGCGTGCGCGTGCCTATCATCGGGGACTTCCACTACAACGGCCACATCCTGCTCAAGAAATACCCTGAGTGCGCGCGCGCGCTGGCCAAGTACCGCATCAATCCCGGCAACGTCAGCGTAGGGCGCAAGGACGACGACAACTTCCGCGCCATGATAGAGGTTGCGGTCGAGAACCAGAAGCCGGTGCGCATCGGCGTGAACT